One part of the Brevundimonas sp. NIBR11 genome encodes these proteins:
- the phnE gene encoding phosphonate ABC transporter, permease protein PhnE, translating into MGAWALDVLIWGGVLALLIYSVGDVDLANVSKLFSNATSTQLFAKELLNPDFTDWRVFVEKMWETVQIALWGTFLAVFAAVPMGLAAARNVSPIWLVTPVRWLMNLLRSIPDLVIGLLFVVAVGLGPLPGVLAIALNTAGVLAKLFSEAVESIDKGPVEGVRATGATKLHEIVWGVIPQVAPLWTSFALYRFESNSRSATVLGLIGAGGIGQVLFDRMNAFDFRDVSAIVVVVVIAVTLIDMLSQAMRKRLL; encoded by the coding sequence ATGGGCGCCTGGGCGCTTGACGTCCTGATCTGGGGCGGGGTGCTGGCCCTGCTGATCTACAGTGTCGGCGACGTCGATCTGGCCAATGTGTCCAAGCTGTTCTCCAATGCGACCAGCACCCAGCTGTTCGCCAAGGAGCTGCTCAACCCCGACTTCACCGACTGGCGCGTCTTCGTCGAGAAGATGTGGGAGACGGTCCAGATCGCTCTGTGGGGCACCTTCCTGGCCGTGTTCGCCGCCGTTCCCATGGGGCTGGCGGCGGCGCGAAACGTCTCCCCGATCTGGCTGGTGACGCCGGTTCGTTGGTTGATGAACCTGCTGCGGTCGATCCCCGATCTGGTCATCGGCCTGCTGTTTGTTGTCGCCGTGGGTCTGGGCCCGCTGCCTGGCGTTCTGGCCATCGCGCTGAACACCGCCGGCGTGCTGGCCAAACTGTTCTCGGAAGCCGTCGAGTCGATCGACAAGGGACCGGTCGAGGGCGTGCGCGCCACGGGCGCGACCAAGCTCCATGAGATCGTGTGGGGCGTGATCCCGCAGGTCGCGCCTCTGTGGACCTCGTTTGCGCTCTATCGGTTCGAATCCAACAGCCGCTCGGCCACGGTGCTCGGCCTGATCGGTGCAGGCGGTATTGGTCAGGTGCTGTTCGATCGGATGAACGCGTTCGACTTCCGCGACGTCTCCGCCATCGTGGTGGTCGTGGTCATCGCCGTGACGCTGATCGACATGCTGTCACAAGCCATGCGCAAACGTCTGCTTTAA
- the phnD gene encoding phosphate/phosphite/phosphonate ABC transporter substrate-binding protein produces the protein MTFASFTRRAGLVGAAVALFGLSACGGGDDAKSSAAPSKITFSILSAEGQASAGPLWQPLLDDMSKSIGVEVEPFFGSNYTVLVEAMRGNQTQVAWFSAKPAVEAIDRADAEVIARTVNKEGQDSYRSTLVVKTGSGITLDQVLACGKRFDFGIGDAQSTSGTLAPMAFLFNPRNIVPAQCFATVRSANHQANAFAVATGVVDVATSNTVNTVFLTRQNPAIAAQITEIWQSPPIPESGILVRDDLDPALKEKIRSFFLTYGQGTGAEADRQRRVLAGLEYSQFRAADDSYLNPIREMIADQQLQEARAKNDTAGVTAAEAELQRLRALREVQP, from the coding sequence ATGACCTTCGCCTCCTTCACCCGCCGGGCCGGTCTGGTCGGCGCCGCCGTGGCCCTGTTCGGTCTGTCCGCGTGCGGCGGCGGCGATGACGCCAAGTCGAGCGCCGCCCCGTCCAAGATCACCTTCTCAATCCTGTCCGCCGAAGGCCAGGCCTCTGCCGGTCCTCTGTGGCAGCCGCTGCTGGACGACATGTCCAAGTCGATCGGCGTCGAGGTCGAGCCCTTCTTCGGTTCGAACTACACCGTGCTGGTCGAGGCCATGCGCGGCAACCAGACCCAGGTCGCCTGGTTCTCCGCCAAACCGGCGGTGGAAGCCATCGACCGCGCCGACGCCGAGGTGATCGCGCGGACGGTCAACAAGGAAGGTCAGGACAGCTATCGCTCGACCCTGGTCGTGAAGACCGGCTCGGGCATCACGCTGGATCAGGTCCTGGCCTGTGGCAAGCGGTTCGATTTCGGCATCGGCGACGCCCAATCGACCTCGGGGACGCTGGCCCCGATGGCCTTCCTGTTCAACCCGAGGAACATCGTCCCGGCCCAGTGCTTCGCCACCGTGCGTTCGGCCAACCACCAGGCCAACGCCTTCGCTGTGGCCACGGGCGTGGTCGACGTGGCGACCTCCAACACGGTCAACACCGTTTTCCTGACCCGTCAGAACCCGGCCATCGCGGCCCAGATCACCGAGATCTGGCAGAGCCCGCCGATCCCGGAATCGGGCATCCTGGTTCGCGACGACCTCGACCCGGCGCTGAAGGAAAAGATCCGCAGCTTCTTCCTGACTTACGGCCAGGGCACGGGCGCCGAGGCCGACCGTCAGCGCCGCGTGCTGGCCGGGCTGGAGTATTCCCAGTTCCGCGCCGCGGATGACAGCTACCTGAACCCGATCCGCGAGATGATCGCCGACCAGCAGCTTCAGGAAGCCAGGGCCAAGAACGACACCGCCGGGGTCACAGCCGCCGAGGCCGAGCTGCAGCGCCTGCGTGCGCTGCGTGAGGTCCAGCCTTGA
- the phnC gene encoding phosphonate ABC transporter ATP-binding protein: MTLSAASSATGPSGMVSARDVSKTFGARKALDGVSVSVAVGEMVALIGPSGSGKSTLLRSITGLQSIDAGSGTISVFGETVQKNGRVTGAVRPARQKLGMIFQQFNLVGRLSLFSNVMLGALGRLPGWQGLFGVWPSADKDKAMAALHRVGVSDYAAQRANTLSGGQQQRGAIARALVQGARGILADEPVASLDPVSARKVMELLVELNKRDGMGVIVTLHQVDYAIRYCDRVIALKSGKVVYDGPATGLDTKILIDIYGPEFEDAFWETKA, from the coding sequence ATGACTTTATCCGCCGCCAGCTCCGCGACCGGCCCTAGCGGGATGGTCTCAGCCCGTGACGTGTCCAAGACCTTCGGCGCGCGTAAGGCGCTGGATGGGGTGTCCGTCTCCGTCGCCGTCGGCGAGATGGTCGCCCTGATCGGTCCGTCCGGCTCGGGCAAGTCCACCCTGTTGCGTTCGATCACGGGCCTGCAGTCGATCGACGCGGGGTCGGGAACGATCAGCGTCTTCGGCGAGACCGTGCAGAAGAACGGCCGCGTCACCGGCGCCGTCCGCCCCGCGCGCCAGAAGCTGGGCATGATCTTCCAGCAGTTCAATCTGGTCGGCCGCCTCAGCCTCTTTTCCAACGTCATGCTCGGAGCACTCGGCCGCCTCCCGGGCTGGCAGGGTCTGTTTGGTGTCTGGCCCTCGGCCGACAAGGACAAGGCGATGGCCGCCCTGCACCGCGTCGGCGTCTCCGACTACGCCGCCCAGCGCGCCAACACCCTTTCGGGCGGTCAGCAGCAACGCGGCGCCATCGCCAGGGCCCTCGTTCAGGGCGCAAGGGGTATTCTCGCCGACGAACCCGTCGCCTCCCTCGATCCCGTCTCCGCCCGCAAGGTGATGGAGTTGCTGGTCGAGTTGAACAAGCGCGACGGGATGGGCGTCATCGTCACCCTGCACCAGGTCGACTACGCCATTCGCTACTGCGATCGGGTGATCGCTCTGAAGTCGGGAAAGGTCGTCTACGACGGTCCGGCGACCGGTCTCGACACCAAGATCCTCATCGACATCTACGGTCCCGAGTTCGAGGACGCGTTCTGGGAAACCAAGGCATGA
- a CDS encoding type III PLP-dependent enzyme translates to MRTYPFPLDLVRERSPERPVALVRPRSVSVAARWFQDNLKADVFYAVKANPSRWVIQALKDAGVKGYDAASIAEIELVRSVDPDARIAFMHPVKSRSAITKAYFDHGVRTFSLDCEDELQKILDATGGATDLNLLVRMAVSADGAAYSLSGKFGVSPDQAPALLLSVRQAVKDGLMGVCFHVGSQCMRPTAYQAAMAQVGRAISRAGVIVDIVDIGGGFPSVYPGMVPPDMSEYADAIHRGFNEMPVSETTELWCEPGRALVAESSSVLCRVDLRKGDALYLNDGSYGALFDATHSRWPFPTKLVRDGDSSDELKAFQFYGPTCDSIDHMPGPFWLPADIKEGDFIEIGMLGAYGVAMSTGFNGYGDHEIAMVDDAPMASLYGLAPRSIPTVRTTAEEAARKVVRLSRPKGKAGQRKKARR, encoded by the coding sequence TTGCGCACGTATCCATTTCCCCTGGACCTGGTCCGCGAGCGGTCCCCTGAGCGTCCTGTCGCCCTCGTGCGACCGCGCTCGGTTTCCGTAGCGGCGCGCTGGTTCCAGGACAATCTAAAGGCTGACGTCTTCTACGCCGTGAAGGCGAACCCTTCGCGCTGGGTCATTCAGGCCCTCAAGGACGCCGGCGTCAAAGGCTATGATGCGGCTTCGATCGCCGAGATCGAGCTCGTGCGCTCCGTCGATCCCGACGCGCGCATCGCCTTCATGCACCCGGTGAAGAGCCGTTCGGCCATCACCAAGGCCTATTTCGACCACGGCGTCCGCACCTTCTCGCTCGACTGCGAGGACGAGCTGCAGAAGATCCTCGACGCCACGGGCGGCGCGACGGACCTGAACCTTCTGGTGCGCATGGCCGTCTCGGCCGACGGCGCGGCCTATTCCCTGTCGGGCAAGTTCGGCGTCTCGCCGGACCAGGCCCCGGCGCTGCTGCTGTCGGTTCGCCAAGCGGTCAAGGACGGCCTGATGGGCGTCTGCTTCCACGTGGGGTCGCAGTGCATGCGTCCGACCGCCTACCAGGCCGCCATGGCCCAGGTCGGTCGCGCCATCTCGCGCGCCGGCGTCATCGTGGACATCGTCGACATCGGCGGCGGTTTCCCCTCGGTCTATCCGGGCATGGTCCCGCCGGACATGAGCGAATACGCCGACGCCATCCATCGCGGCTTCAACGAGATGCCTGTGTCGGAAACGACCGAGCTGTGGTGCGAGCCCGGCCGAGCCCTGGTCGCCGAGTCCTCGTCGGTCCTTTGCCGCGTGGACCTGCGCAAGGGCGATGCCCTGTACCTCAACGACGGGTCATACGGCGCCCTGTTCGACGCGACCCACTCGCGCTGGCCCTTTCCGACCAAGCTGGTCCGGGACGGCGACAGCTCGGACGAGCTGAAGGCGTTCCAGTTCTACGGGCCGACCTGCGATTCGATCGACCATATGCCGGGTCCGTTCTGGCTGCCGGCCGATATCAAGGAAGGCGACTTCATCGAGATCGGCATGCTCGGCGCCTATGGCGTCGCCATGTCGACGGGCTTCAACGGCTATGGCGATCATGAGATCGCGATGGTCGATGACGCCCCCATGGCATCGCTCTACGGCCTGGCCCCCCGCTCCATCCCGACCGTGCGCACCACGGCCGAGGAAGCAGCCCGCAAGGTGGTCCGTCTGAGCCGCCCCAAGGGCAAGGCCGGTCAACGCAAGAAGGCGCGGCGCTAG
- a CDS encoding PadR family transcriptional regulator has protein sequence MGGHGLFGGRGGPGRRMFGPGDLRIVALALIKQEPRHGYDLIKAIEAMFGGAYAPSPGVVYPTLSMLADEGLIAGVEDTTGKRVFSLTDEGKVWLDENRTAVDGVMQRMALAARLISGEQTPEVVKEALHTLRQAVIMKPGDWSEPETAKVVDALMKAVREISGQ, from the coding sequence TTGGGCGGTCACGGACTGTTCGGCGGACGCGGCGGCCCCGGCCGGCGCATGTTCGGCCCGGGCGACCTGCGCATCGTCGCCCTGGCGCTGATCAAGCAGGAGCCGCGTCACGGCTACGATCTGATCAAGGCGATCGAGGCGATGTTCGGCGGGGCCTACGCGCCGTCCCCCGGCGTGGTCTATCCGACCCTGTCGATGCTGGCCGACGAGGGCCTCATCGCGGGCGTGGAAGACACGACCGGCAAGCGGGTCTTTTCCCTGACCGACGAGGGCAAGGTCTGGCTGGACGAGAACCGCACGGCCGTCGACGGGGTGATGCAGCGCATGGCCCTGGCGGCGCGGCTGATCTCCGGTGAACAGACGCCGGAGGTGGTCAAGGAGGCGCTGCACACCCTGCGTCAGGCGGTGATCATGAAGCCTGGCGACTGGTCGGAGCCGGAGACGGCGAAGGTCGTCGACGCCCTGATGAAGGCCGTTCGCGAGATCAGCGGGCAGTAG
- a CDS encoding ribonuclease, translating into MTDPKPETPEAVEAEDVGERPDLGRTPDALIDALTGSGVGSDTRAGSLQGGAATGSDEDPDQAAVDRDIAQRGRADKS; encoded by the coding sequence ATGACCGACCCCAAGCCCGAGACGCCCGAGGCCGTTGAAGCCGAGGACGTGGGCGAACGGCCTGACCTTGGCCGGACGCCGGATGCGCTGATCGACGCCCTGACCGGCAGCGGCGTGGGCTCCGACACTCGCGCGGGCTCGCTTCAGGGCGGCGCGGCGACCGGCTCGGACGAGGACCCGGATCAGGCCGCCGTGGATCGCGACATTGCTCAGCGCGGCCGAGCGGATAAGTCCTAG